In Rhodospirillales bacterium, the following are encoded in one genomic region:
- a CDS encoding DUF1127 domain-containing protein yields MNQEIRAWPAVTVWLNRRRLRHARHRLALIGASPSDLSEIGNRERTEVLRDARTRALLLALDDRTLKDIGLTRTDLLIRPNRR; encoded by the coding sequence ATGAATCAAGAAATCCGCGCATGGCCCGCCGTGACAGTGTGGCTCAACCGCCGACGATTAAGGCACGCCCGGCACCGCTTGGCGTTGATTGGCGCCAGCCCGAGCGATCTCAGCGAAATCGGCAATCGGGAGCGCACGGAAGTTTTGCGCGATGCCCGCACCCGCGCCCTGTTGCTGGCGCTCGACGATCGCACGCTCAAGGATATCGGCTTGACGCGGACCGACCTACTGATCCGACCGAATCGCCGATGA